The Terracoccus luteus genome includes a region encoding these proteins:
- a CDS encoding O-antigen ligase family protein, which produces MALLRPASRPDAGRAPASAAERRAATPPGQREPIDAAAVLTVYFTLMLAIPAQATFAPLGSVGAPANVVALGVFVWWVWHHLHRSEPEARFAQPVRRAALALLLLMLVVYRHAMVQPLMSDEVMPADSGLIRFVAVMGIVLAATDGIASKERLHVLVNRITIGAGAVAVVALVQVATGQLWVDRLIPPGLTIANPDGSLIARGAFLRPSGTSVHPIEFGAVLSMLLPLAITQARTTEGRRFWPWFRVVVMLLAVLMSFSRTALICTAVVLVTLSVLWSTRARWVAAAVGLVGLAGAAVAVPGLAGTIRGLFAGAANDPSVLSRTAGYDYAWEMFLQNPWFGRGYGTFIPRYYIFDNGYLQFTMETGAVGLAFLIALLVTGMVCAVRTRRLVTARRDRELAQALLAGLLAGTMSIGFFDLFAFPQSAGCLVLMLGLSGGFYRLARRRPAV; this is translated from the coding sequence ATGGCGCTGCTGCGTCCCGCGTCGCGCCCGGACGCCGGGCGCGCCCCGGCGTCGGCGGCCGAGCGACGAGCGGCCACGCCGCCCGGGCAGCGCGAACCCATCGACGCCGCAGCGGTTCTCACCGTCTACTTCACCCTCATGCTCGCCATCCCGGCGCAGGCCACCTTCGCGCCGCTCGGCAGCGTCGGCGCGCCCGCGAACGTCGTGGCGCTCGGGGTCTTCGTGTGGTGGGTGTGGCACCACCTGCACCGGTCGGAGCCGGAGGCGCGGTTCGCGCAGCCGGTCCGTCGGGCGGCGCTCGCGCTGCTGCTGCTCATGCTCGTCGTCTACCGCCACGCCATGGTCCAGCCGCTCATGTCGGACGAGGTGATGCCGGCCGACAGCGGCCTCATCCGGTTCGTCGCCGTCATGGGCATCGTCCTCGCCGCGACCGACGGCATCGCCTCGAAGGAGCGGCTGCACGTCCTCGTCAACCGGATCACCATCGGGGCGGGCGCCGTCGCCGTCGTCGCGCTCGTGCAGGTGGCCACCGGCCAGCTGTGGGTCGACCGGCTCATCCCACCGGGGCTCACCATCGCCAACCCCGACGGCTCGCTCATCGCCCGCGGGGCGTTCCTGCGGCCGAGCGGCACGTCGGTGCACCCCATCGAGTTCGGTGCCGTGCTGTCGATGCTCCTGCCGCTCGCCATCACCCAGGCGCGCACCACGGAGGGCCGACGGTTCTGGCCGTGGTTCCGGGTGGTCGTCATGCTGCTGGCCGTCCTCATGTCCTTCTCGCGCACCGCGCTGATCTGCACGGCGGTCGTGCTCGTGACCCTGTCCGTGCTGTGGTCGACGCGGGCCAGGTGGGTGGCCGCTGCGGTCGGGCTGGTCGGTCTGGCCGGCGCCGCGGTCGCGGTACCCGGTCTGGCAGGGACCATCCGGGGTCTTTTCGCCGGCGCCGCCAACGACCCGAGCGTGCTGTCACGCACCGCCGGCTACGACTACGCGTGGGAGATGTTCCTGCAGAACCCCTGGTTCGGCCGGGGGTACGGCACCTTCATCCCGCGGTACTACATCTTCGACAACGGCTACCTGCAGTTCACGATGGAGACCGGTGCGGTCGGGCTGGCCTTCCTGATCGCCCTGCTCGTGACCGGCATGGTGTGTGCCGTCCGTACGCGACGTCTGGTCACCGCCCGCCGCGACCGTGAGCTGGCCCAGGCCTTGTTGGCGGGCCTGCTCGCCGGGACGATGTCCATCGGCTTCTTCGACCTCTTCGCCTTCCCACAGTCGGCCGGGTGCCTCGTCCTGATGCTCGGCCTGTCCGGCGGCTTCTACCGACTGGCACGGAGACGTCCGGCCGTCTGA
- a CDS encoding IS3 family transposase (programmed frameshift), with product MPKAFPNEFREDVIRVFKDSEASVAQVAKDFGISPSCLKRWLAIDERRSTSASIPARTASESDALREANKRIKLLEQENEVLRRAAAYLSQAHLPKMMYPLVRELASDGIPVTVTCRVLKIARQPYYRWLANPVTAGELTAAYRANALFDAHRDDPEFGYRFLVDEGRDAGEAMAERTAWKLCSQQGWWSTFGKKRGRNGKTPGPPVHDDLVEREFTAPAPNRLWLSDITEHWTGEGKLYLCAVKDVYSNRIVGYSIDSRMKSSLAVAALDNAVARRHADGADVAGCVLHTDRGSQFRSRKLVHQLHRHGMVGSMGRVGAAGDNAAMESFFALLQKNVLNRRAWPTREELRIAIVTWIERTYHRRRRQARLGRLTPVEYELIMTTTATQAA from the exons ATGCCCAAGGCGTTCCCCAACGAGTTCCGCGAGGACGTAATCCGGGTCTTCAAGGACTCGGAGGCCTCTGTCGCCCAGGTCGCAAAAGACTTCGGCATCTCGCCCTCGTGTCTGAAGCGGTGGCTAGCGATCGATGAGCGCAGGTCGACCAGCGCGTCCATCCCGGCAAGGACTGCGAGCGAGTCCGATGCCCTGCGCGAGGCGAACAAACGGATCAAGCTGCTCGAGCAGGAGAACGAGGTCCTGCGCCGCGCGGCCGCCTACCTCTCGCAGGCGCACCTGCCG AAAATGATGTACCCGCTCGTCCGCGAGCTCGCCAGTGACGGGATCCCTGTCACGGTGACGTGCCGGGTACTGAAGATCGCCCGTCAGCCCTACTACCGCTGGCTCGCCAACCCGGTCACCGCCGGCGAGCTGACCGCGGCGTACCGGGCGAACGCCTTGTTCGACGCCCACCGCGACGACCCGGAGTTCGGCTACCGGTTCCTCGTCGACGAAGGCCGCGATGCTGGCGAGGCGATGGCCGAACGGACCGCGTGGAAACTGTGCTCACAGCAGGGCTGGTGGTCCACGTTCGGAAAGAAGCGCGGACGAAACGGCAAGACGCCGGGCCCGCCGGTCCACGACGACCTGGTGGAGCGGGAGTTCACCGCTCCGGCCCCGAACCGCCTGTGGCTCAGCGACATCACCGAGCACTGGACCGGCGAGGGCAAGCTCTACCTGTGCGCGGTCAAGGACGTCTACTCCAACCGCATCGTCGGCTACTCCATCGACTCACGGATGAAGTCCTCCCTCGCCGTCGCAGCCCTGGACAACGCCGTGGCCCGCCGCCACGCTGACGGCGCGGACGTGGCCGGCTGCGTCCTGCACACGGATCGCGGGTCACAGTTCCGGTCCAGGAAACTGGTCCACCAGCTGCACCGCCACGGCATGGTCGGCTCGATGGGCCGCGTCGGGGCGGCCGGGGACAACGCGGCCATGGAATCGTTCTTCGCGCTGCTGCAGAAGAACGTCCTGAACCGCCGGGCTTGGCCCACCCGCGAGGAGCTGCGGATCGCGATCGTCACCTGGATCGAACGGACCTACCACCGCCGCCGGCGGCAAGCCCGCCTCGGGCGGTTGACCCCGGTCGAATACGAGCTGATCATGACGACAACCGCCACTCAGGCGGCCTAA
- a CDS encoding glycosyltransferase, protein MRDFPTLIEAAEGLSTQIRIAASLVVHLGGLRATVTDVRETLPARADVSVSQLTALELRDAYRAAEVVVVPLYPSDMDNGVNVILEAMAAGRPVVASRIPGQVDVITHGKTGYYVDPENPEDLRRMLVHLRDNPEEAERVADEGRRYVASVHDLETFADNVRARLIEINGGQSSRATPWWAEASVSPDSLRTSGCRRSQTAGRLRASR, encoded by the coding sequence ATGCGCGACTTCCCCACCCTCATCGAGGCCGCTGAGGGCCTCTCCACGCAAATCCGTATCGCGGCTTCGCTGGTCGTGCATCTAGGCGGGCTGAGGGCGACCGTGACGGACGTGCGTGAGACCTTGCCGGCTCGCGCGGACGTCAGCGTGAGCCAGCTGACCGCCCTCGAGCTCCGCGATGCGTACCGGGCGGCCGAAGTCGTCGTGGTACCTCTCTACCCGTCTGACATGGACAACGGTGTCAACGTCATCCTCGAGGCGATGGCTGCCGGTCGTCCGGTCGTCGCCTCTCGCATCCCGGGGCAGGTCGACGTCATCACGCACGGGAAGACCGGGTACTACGTCGATCCCGAGAACCCGGAGGACCTGCGGCGCATGCTCGTCCACCTGAGAGACAACCCAGAAGAAGCGGAACGTGTGGCGGACGAGGGTCGGCGATACGTCGCGAGCGTCCACGATCTCGAGACGTTCGCCGACAACGTGCGCGCCCGGCTCATCGAGATCAACGGGGGGCAGAGCTCGCGAGCCACCCCCTGGTGGGCCGAAGCCTCGGTTAGTCCTGACAGCCTCCGCACGAGCGGGTGCAGGCGGTCTCAGACGGCCGGACGTCTCCGTGCCAGTCGGTAG